One window from the genome of Drosophila albomicans strain 15112-1751.03 chromosome 2L, ASM965048v2, whole genome shotgun sequence encodes:
- the LOC117565990 gene encoding serine/threonine-protein kinase Tor, producing the protein MSTSSIVQQFVNGLKSRNRNVQNKAAQDLFLYVKTELREMSQEELVQFFEDFDHHIFNMVNATDINEKKGGALAMKCLISGDGPITRKGISPYLNRLRDLLLINDVSVMEIAARSLVKLANMPGSKGAESFDFDIKKAFEMLSGDRQEYRRHAAVFILRELAIALPTYFYQQILTFFEHIFNAIFDPKPAIRESAGEALRAALIVTAQRENTKQSSEPQWYKICYDEASSSFNTDVATGKEQKGMTRDDRIHGGLIVFNELFRCANADWERRYNQLKQLFPKPQHNKFLESSGSSNSMGSQLNTIVPRLKVPFVDKLGSTQMHMEHGEQNNGMNSNKLNSQTVLESAYAREILKEHFITICDNVLEQRNSKSPYVQQALLQILPRLAAFNREVFVEQYLKTCVAHLMSILRGKEKDRNVAYITIGYIAVAVQSDIERHLKTIMSSVKQALPAKDLAIKRKPPVDAAIFACITLLAHAVKSQIKDDVRDILEQMFHTGLSPALTVCLREMAENVPEEKQAITEGLIKVLYQVLMNKPSGIPYPGMTPFSSLDASQTLQPADSNTIVLALKTLGTFNFEEQNMLDFVQRCADVFIVHEQQEIRLEAVQTCTRLLKLAVQSAESMENSRTLSDTVSHVIERLLTVAITDMDCSVRIRILRSLDETFDAKLAQPESLNALFITLHDEIFEIRELAMVTIGRLSSMNPAYVMPKLRTTMIELLTDLKYSGMSRNKEQSARMLDHLVISTPRLISSYMNPILKALVPKLHEPESNPGVVLNVLRTIGDLAEVNGGSNEMELWADDLLSILLEMLGDAGSPDKRGVALWTLGQLISATGRVVSPYHKYPVLIDILINFLKTEQRRSIRRETIRVLGLLGAMDPYKHKMNKGLIDSQKDNVLIAYSDGKSDESQDISTAELLVNMGNALDEYYPAVAIAALMRILRDPTLSRRHTSVVQAVTFIFHTLGIKCVPYLAQVLPNLLDNVRTADNNLREFLFQQLAILVAFVKLHIISYMDDIFKLIKEFWTINTPLHSTLINLIEQIAVALGCEFRDYLAQLIPQILRVLQHDNSKDRMVTRRLLQALQKFGSTLGYYLPLIVPPIVKLFDSPYVPQQVSLVALETINNLACQLDFTDFSSRIIHPLVRVLEAEPELRDQAMTTLRSLVNQLGKKYLVFVPMVQRTILKHRIVDPEYETLLTRIQSNSTLPDACGIGFGIGVDFNQRQLNEPFVIDSNNSNNLKVSTTALRTAWQVTRLVSKDDWVEWLKRLSIGLLKESPSHALRACCVLAQDYDTLLRDLFNAAFISCWTELSPEHKHELTHSLIQALQITDMPEITQTILNLAEFMEHCDRDPIPIETQLLGTRAMACRAYAKALRYKEEEFVLRQDAHVFESLILINNKLQQREAAEGLLTTYRNTANELNVQGRWYEKLHNWDQALRHYQYSLNLDKADLDARLGHMRCLEALGDWSELSTECKQEWPNFTKEAKARASPLAAVAAWGLKDWEGMQEYVMCIPKDTQDGSYYRAVLAVHNDDYETAQRLIDETRDLLDTELTSMAGESYERAYGAMVCVQMLAELEEVIQYKLIPERREPLKAMWWKRLQGGQRLVEDWRRIIQVHSLVVKPHEDIHTWLKYASLCRKSGSLYLSHKTLVMLLGTDPQVAPNEPLPSNQPQVTYAYTKYLAASSQLQLAYDQLRHFIDTYTTQLSCLPPEALKQQDQRLMARCYLRLATWQNKLNEHKRDPDAVQRALESFEKATSYDPNWYKAWHLWAYMNFKQMQQPPISTAAAATQLGGINSNKDNSSDNVIIQQYAVPAVQGFFRSISLIHGNSLQDTLRLLTLWFDYGYHAEVYDALLSGMKLIEINTWLQVIPQLIARIDTHRKLVGQLIHQLLMDIGKNHPQALVYPLTVASKSASLARKNAAFKILDSMRKHSPTLVEQAVMCSEELIRVAILWHEQWHEGLEEASRLYFGDRNVKGMFEILEPLHAMLDRGPQTLKETSFSQAYGRELTEAHEWTQRYKTSAVLMDLDRAWDIYYHVFQKISRQLPQLTSLELPYVSPKLMTCKDLELAVPGSYNPGQELIRISHIKNNLQVITSKQRPRKLCIRGSNGKDYMYLLKGHEDLRQDERVMQLFSLVNTLLLDDPDTFRRNLAIQRYAVIPLSTNSGLIGWVPHCDTLHTLIRDYRDKKKVPLNQEHRTMLNYAPDYDHLTLMQKVEVFEYALGQTQGDDLAKLLWLKSPSSELWFERRNNYTRSLAVMSMVGYILGLGDRHPSNLMLDRMSGKILHIDFGDCFEVAMTREKFPEKIPFRLTRMLIKAMEVTGIEGTYRRTCESVMLVLRRNKDSLMAVLEAFVYDPLLNWRLLDVDKKGNDATAATTAAGANGASLSNSVEQEPLLQGNPMAKSKTYEAHAGYNTNVADVTSSKASLVIQRVDRKLTGTDFQTKDGVTEQQQVELLIQQATNNENLCQCYIGWCPFW; encoded by the exons ATGTCGACCTCATCGATAGTGCAACAGTTTGTCAATGGACTCAAGTCCCGCAATCGCAATGTGCAGAACAAAGCGGCGCAGGATCTTTTCCTGTATGTTAAAACAGAGTTGCGTGAAATGTCGCAAGAGGAACTCGTGCAGTTCTTCGAGGACTTTGATCATCACATTTTCAACATGGTGAATGCCACAGACATCAACGAGAAGAAAGGTGGTGCCCTGGCCATGA AGTGCTTAATTAGTGGCGATGGTCCCATCACACGCAAGGGCATTTCACCTTATCTGAATCGATTGCGTGATCTGCTACTGATCAACGATGTGTCGGTCATGGAGATTGCGGCACGTTCGCTGGTCAAGCTGGCCAATATGCCCGGCTCCAAGGGTGCCGAGTCCTTTGACTTTGACATTAAGAAGGCCTTCGAGATGCTCAGCGGCGATCGACAAGAG TATCGCCGTCATGCTGCCGTCTTTATATTGCGTGAGCTGGCCATAGCGCTGCCCACGTACTTCTATCAGCAAATTTTGACCTTCTTTGAGCATATCTTCAACGCCATCTTCGATCCGAAGCCAGCGATACGTGAATCCGCTGGCGAAGCGCTGCGTGCCGCTTTAATAGTGACCGCACAGCGTGAAAACACCAAGCAATCAAGTGAACCACAATGGTACAAAATCTGCTATGACGAGGCgagcagcagcttcaacaCGGATGTGGCAACGGGCAAGGAACAAAAGGGCATGACACGCGATGATCGCATACATGGCGGACTTATTGTGTTCAATGAGCTGTTTCGTTGCGCCAATGCGGATTGGGAGCGTCGTTACAATCAGCTGAAGCAACTCTTTCCTAAGCCACAGCACAACAAGTTTCTAGAGTCCAGTGGCAGTTCCAACTCGATGGGAAGTCAGCTAAACACAATTGTGCCGCGTTTAAAAGTGCCTTTTGTGGACAAACTGGGCAGCACACAAATGCACATGGAGCACGGCGAGCAGAACAATGGCATGAACAGCAATAAGCTAAATAGC caaacgGTGCTGGAATCAGCGTATGCTCGTGAAATCCTTAAGGAGCACTTCATCACCATCTGCGATAATGTGCTGGAGCAACGCAACTCCAAATCGCCGTATGTGCAGCAAGCACTGCTGCAAATTCTGCCACGTTTGGCTGCCTTTAATCGCGAGGTGTTTGTCGAGCAATATCTAAAGACTTGTGTCGCCCATTTGATGTCCATATTGCGTGGCAAGGAGAAGGATCGCAATGTGGCCTACATCACCATTGGCtacattgctgttgctgtgcagAGCGACATTGAACGGCATCTGAAAACGATAATGAGCAGCGTCAAGCAAGCCTTGCCTGCCAAAGATTTGGCTATTAAACGAAAGCCACCCGTGGATGCTGCAATCTTTGCTTGCATCACCCTTCTGGCGCATGCCGTAAAGTCTCAGATTAAGGACGATGTGCGCGACATACTCGAGCAAATGTTTCACACGGGATTGTCGCCTGCTTTGACTGTGTGTCTGCGCGAGATGGCCGAGAATGTGCCGGAGGAGAAGCAAGCGATCACAGAGGGACTGATTAAAGTGCTGTACCAGGTGCTGATGAACAAACCATCGGGTATCCCATATCCGGGCATGACACCCTTCAGCAGCCTGGATGCCTCGCAGACGCTGCAGCCGGCGGATAGCAATACCATTGTGCTGGCCCTCAAGACGCTGGGCACGTTCAACTTTGAGGAACAAAATATGCTGGACTTTGTGCAACG CTGCGCCGATGTCTTCATTGTACACGAGCAGCAGGAGATTCGCCTGGAAGCGGTGCAGACCTGTACACGTCTTCTTAAGCTCGCCGTGCAGTCGGCAGAGAGCATGGAGAATTCGCGCACTTTAAGCGACACCGTTTCGCATGTAATCGAACGTCTGCTGACTGTCGCCATCACCGACATGGATTGCAGTGTCCGCATACGCATTTTGCGTTCGCTGGACGAGACTTTTGATGCCAAGTTGGCACAGCCGGAGTCGTTGAATGCACTCTTTATAACGCTGCACGACGAGATCTTTGAGATACGCGAACTGGCAATGGTCACTATTGGACGATTGTCCTCCATGAATCCCGCCTATGTGATGCCCAAGCTGCGCACCACAATGATAGAGCTGCTAACGGACCTCAAGTACTCGGGCATGAGTCGCAACAAGGAGCAGAGCGCTCGCATGTTGGATCATCTGGTCATTAGCACGCCGCGTCTCATCTCCTCGTACATGAATCCCATACTGAAAGCCCTCGTGCCCAAGCTGCACGAGCCTGAATCGAATCCGGGCGTTGTGTTAAATGTGCTGCGCACCATTGGCGATCTAGCCGAAGTCAATGGCGGCTCCAATGAGATGGAATTGTGGGCCGACGACTTGCTGTCCATACTGCTTGAAATGCTGGGCGATGCGGGCAGTCCGGATAAGCGTGGCGTGGCGCTGTGGACGCTGGGACAATTGATCAGTGCCACAGGACGTGTGGTCAGTCCATATCACAAGTATCCGGTGTTGATTGACATCTTAATCAACTTCCTAAAAACGGAGCAACGTCGTTCGATTCGACGCGAAACAATACGCGTGCTGGGACTTCTAGGTGCCATGGATCCTTACAAGCACAAGATGAACAAGGGTTTGATTGACAGTCAGAAGGATAATGTATTGATTGCCTACTCTGATGGCAAATCGGACGAGAGTCAGGATATTTCTACTGCTGAATTGCTGGTGAATATGGGCAATGCACTCGATGAATATTACCCCGCAGTGGCCATTGCTGCCTTGATGCGCATTTTGCGAGATCCAACGCTAAGTAGACGTCACACTAGCGTTGTGCAGGCCGTTACTTTCATCTTCCACACGCTGGGCATAAAGTGTGTGCCATATTTGGCGCAAGTGTTGCCCAATCTGCTGGACAATGTTCGCACCGCGGACAACAATTTGCGAGAGTTTCTCTTTCAACAATTGGCCATTCTGGTGGCCTTTGTAAAGCTGCACATCATCAGCTATATGGATGACATATTCAAGCTGATCAAAGAGTTCTGGACCATTAATACGCCGCTGCATTCGACGCTCATCAATTTGATTGAACAGATTGCCGTTGCCTTGGGCTGCGAGTTCAGGGATTATCTCGCCCAACTCATACCGCAAATTTTGCGTGTGCTGCAACATGACAACTCCAAGGATCGTATGGTAACGCGACGCTTGCTGCAGGCACTGCAGAAATTCGGCAGCACCTTGGGCTACTATTTGCCACTGATTGTGCCGCCCATTGTCAAGTTGTTTGACTCGCCTTATGTGCCGCAGCAAGTTTCGCTGGTGGCCCTCGAAACAATCAACAATCTGGCTTGTCAGCTGGACTTCACGGACTTCTCTTCCCGAATTATACATCCTTTGGTGCGTGTGCTGGAAGCGGAGCCAGAGCTGCGGGATCAGGCAATGACAACGTTGCGCTCACTGGTCAACCAGCTGGGCAAAAAGTATCTGGTGTTTGTGCCCATGGTGCAGCGCACCATACTCAAGCATCGCATTGTGGATCCCGAATATGAGACTCTGCTCACACGCATACAATCCAACAGCACGCTGCCCGATGCCTGTGGCATTGGCTTTGGCATTGGCGTCGACTTTAATCAACGCCAGTTGAACGAACCTTTTGTCATcgacagcaacaatagcaataaccTTAAGGTGTCGACGACAGCACTGAGAACAGCTTGGCAAGTCACTCGACTGGTTTCAAAAGACGATTGGGTTGAGTGGCTGAAGCGTTTGTCCATCGGTCTACTCAAGGAGTCGCCATCACATGCGTTGCGCGCCTGCTGTGTGCTGGCCCAGGATTATGATACGCTGTTGCGTGATCTCTTCAATGCCGCCTTCATTTCCTGCTGGACCGAGTTGTCGCCTGAGCACAAGCATGAGTTAACGCACTCCCTGATACAGGCGCTGCAGATCACCGACATGCCTGAGATTACACAAACCATTCTCAATCTCGCCGAGTTCATGGAACACTGTGATCGGGATCCCATACCCATTGAGACGCAGCTGCTTGGCACGCGTGCGATGGCTTGTCGTGCCTATGCCAAGGCGTTGCGCTACAAGGAGGAGGAGTTTGTGCTGCGCCAGGATGCGCACGTCTTTGAATCCTTGATTCTCATCAACAACAAGCTGCAGCAACGCGAGGCAGCCGAAGGTCTGCTGACCACCTATCGCAACACCGCCAACGAGCTGAATGTTCAGGGACGTTGGTACGAGAAGCTGCACAACTGGGATCAAGCGTTGCGCCACTATCAATACAGTCTCAACCTAGACAAAGCAGATCTCGATGCACGTCTCGGTCACATGCGCTGTCTTGAGGCACTCGGCGATTGGTCCGAGCTAAGCACCGAGTGCAAACAAGAGTGGCCCAATTTCACCAAAGAGGCGAAGGCGCGTGCAAGTCCTTTGGCTGCGGTAGCTGCCTGGGGTCTGAAGGATTGGGAGGGCATGCAGGAGTATGTGATGTGCATTCCCAAGGACACACAGGATGGCAGCTACTATCGTGCTGTGCTCGCCGTACACAACGATGACTACGAGACGGCGCAACGTTTGATCGACGAGACGCGTGATTTACTCGACACCGAGTTGACTTCGATGGCTGGCGAATCGTATGAACGTGCCTATGGTGCCATGGTCTGTGTGCAGATGCTGGCCGAACTGGAGGAGGTGATACAATATAAACTCATCCCAGAGCGAAGAGAACCCCTCAAGGCCATGTGGTGGAAGCGTCTGCAAGGCGGTCAACGGCTCGTGGAGGATTGGCGTCGCATTATCCAGGTGCATTCGTTGGTGGTGAAACCCCACGAGGATATACACACATGGCTCAAGTATGCGAGCTTGTGCCGCAAGAGCGGTTCACTCTACCTCTCACACAAAACGCTCGTCATGCTGCTGGGCACTGATCCGCAGGTAGCGCCCAATGAACCGCTGCCCAGCAATCAACCGCAAGTGACTTatgcatataccaaatatttggcTGCCTCATCGCAACTGCAGCTCGCCTACGATCAGCTGCGACACTTTATAGACACATATACCACACAACTAAGTTGCCTCCCCCCGGAGGCACTTAAACAGCAGGATCAGCGTTTGATGGCTCGCTGCTATCTGCGTCTTGCGACCTGGCAGAATAAGTTGAACGAACACAAACGCGATCCGGATGCTGTGCAGCGCGCCTTGGAATCGTTTGAGAAGGCCACCAGCTATGATCCCAACTGGTACAAGGCGTGGCATCTGTGGGCGTACATGAACTTTAAGCAGATGCAACAGCCGCCCATctcaacggcagcagcagcaactcaacTTGGcggcatcaacagcaacaaggacaacagcagcgacaatgTGATCATACAGCAATATGCTGTGCCCGCGGTGCAAGGTTTCTTCCGCTCCATCAGTCTTATCCATGGCAATTCGCTGCAGGATACGTTGCGTCTGTTGACTCTGTGGTTTGACTATGGCTATCATGCGGAGGTCTACGATGCACTCTTGTCCGGCATGAAGCTGATTGAGATTAACACCTGGTTGCAGGTGATACCACAGTTGATAGCTCGCATCGATACGCATCGCAAGCTGGTCGGACAGTTAATACATCAGCTACTCATGGATATTGGCAAGAACCATCCGCAGGCGCTCGTCTATCCGCTGACTGTGGCCTCCAAGTCGGCGTCGCTGGCGCGCAAAAATGCTGCCTTCAAAATCTTGGATTCAATGCGCAAACATTCGCCCACGCTCGTGGAACAGGCAGTCATGTGCAGTGAGGAGCTGATACGAGTGGCCATCTTGTGGCACGAACAGTGGCATGAGGGATTGGAGGAGGCATCCCGTCTGTACTTTGGCGATCGTAATGTAAAGGGCATGTTTGAGATACTCGAACCGTTGCACGCCATGCTGGATCGAGGACCCCAAACTTTGAAAGAGACGAGCTTCTCACAGGCTTATGGCCGGGAGCTGACCGAAGCACACGAGTGGACACAACGATATAAAACGTCTGCGGTGCTCATGGATTTGGATCGAGCCTGGGACATTTACTATCATGTGTTCCAAAAGATTTCGCGTCAACTGCCGCAGCTGACGTCGCTGGAGTTGCCGTATGTGTCACCCAAGCTGATGACCTGCAAGGATCTGGAGTTGGCAGTGCCCGGTTCCTATAATCCCGGCCAGGAGCTGATACGCATCAGTCACATCAAGAACAATCTGCAGGTGATCACATCAAAGCAGCGACCACGAAAACTTTGCATACGCGGCAGCAATGGCAAGGACTACATGTATCTTCTGAAGGGACACGAAGATTTGCGACAGGACGAGCGTGTGATGCAGCTCTTCTCGTTGGTCAACACGCTGCTGCTCGACGATCCAGACACGTTCCGTCGCAATTTGGCCATACAGCGTTATGCTGTTATTCCTCTGAGCACGAATTCGGGTTTGATTGGCTGGGTGCCGCACTGTGATACGCTGCACACGTTGATCCGTGACTATAGGGACAAAAAGAAGGTGCCGCTGAATCAGGAACATCGCACCATGCTCAACTATGCGCCCGACTACGATCATCTGACGCTCATGCAGAAGGTGGAGGTCTTTGAGTACGCCTTGGGTCAAACGCAAGGCGACGATCTGGCCAAGTTGTTGTGGCTAAAATCCCCGTCGTCGGAACTGTGGTTCGAGCGACGCAACAATTACACACGCTCCCTTGCTGTCATGTCCATGGTGGGTTATATACTCGGTCTGGGTGATCGACATCCTTCGAATCTGATGTTGGATCGCATGAGTGGCAAAATCTTGCATATTGATTTCGGCGATTGCTTTGAGGTGGCGATGACGCGTGAAAAGTTCCCCGAGAAAATTCCATTCCGCCTGACGCGCATGCTCATCAAGGCCATGGAAGTGACCGGCATCGAGGGCACCTATCGGCGCACCTGCGAGAGCGTTATGCTTGTGCTACGACGGAACAAGGATTCGCTGATGGCGGTGCTCGAAGCCTTTGTCTATGATCCTCTGCTTAATTGGCGTCTGCTTGATGTGGACAAGAAGGGCAACGATGCGACAGCGGCCACAACTGCAGCGGGCGCTAATGGTGCTAGTCTCAGCAATTCCGTGGAACAAGAACCGCTGCTCCAGGGCAATCCGATGGCCAAGTCCAAGACGTATGAGGCGCATGCTGGCTACAACACGAATGTCGCAGATGTTACGAGCAGCAAGGCGAGCTTGGTTATCCAGCGTGTGGATCGCAAATTGACGGGCACCGATTTCCAGACCAAGGATGGAGTAACCGAACAGCAGCAAGTGGAACTGCTCATCCAGCAGGCGACGAACAATGAGAACCTCTGCCAGTGCTACATCGGTTGGTGTCCGTTCTGGTAA
- the LOC117565991 gene encoding V-type proton ATPase catalytic subunit A: MSNLRKMKDEERESEYGRVYAVSGPVVTAEAMSGSAMYELVRVGYYELVGEIIRLEGDMATIQVYEETSGVTVGDPVLRTGKPLSVELGPGIMGSIFDGIQRPLRDIGIMTSSIYIPKGVNTPALSRKEMWEFNPLNVRVGSHITGGDLYGVVHENTLVKQRMIVAPRAKGTVRYIAPAGNYNLEDVVLETEFDGEITKHTMLQVWPVRQPRPCTEKLPANHPLFTGQRVLDSLFPCVQGGTTAIPGAFGCGKTVISQALSKYSNSDVIIYVGCGERGNEMSEVLRDFPELTCEIDGVTESIMKRTALVANTSNMPVAAREASIYTGITLSEYFRDMGYNVAMMADSTSRWAEALREISGRLAEMPADSGYPAYLGARLATFYERAGRVKCLGNPEREGSVSIVGAVSPPGGDFSDPVTSATLGIVQVFWGLDKKLAQRKHFPSINWLISYSKYMRALDEYYDKNFPEFVPLRTKVKEILQEEEDLSEIVQLVGKASLAETDKVTLEVAKLLKDDFLQQNSYSPYDRVCPFYKTVGMLRNILAFYETARHAVESTAQSDNKITWNTIRESMGGIMYQLSSMKFKDPVKDGEQKIKADYDQLYEDLQQAFRNLED, from the exons ATGTCGAACCTGAGGAAAATGAAAGACGAGGAGCGTGAATCCGAATATGGTCGCGTCTACGCCGTCTCTGGTCCAG TCGTCACCGCCGAGGCTATGTCCGGCTCTGCTATGTACGAGCTGGTGCGTGTCGGCTACTATGAGCTGGTGGGTGAGATCATTCGTCTGGAAGGTGACATGGCCACCATTCAGGTGTACGAGGAAACCTCCGGTGTCACTGTCGGCGATCCGGTGCTGCGCACTGGCAAACCTCTCTCAGTTGAGCTGGGTCCCGGTATTATGGGCAGCATCTTTGATGGTATTCAGCGGCCATTGCGAGACATTGGCATCATGACCAGTTCCATATATATTCCCAAGGGTGTCAATACACCTGCATTATCGCGCAAGGAGATGTGGGAATTCAATCCACTAAATGTGCGCGTTGGTTCACACATCACAGGCGGAGATCTGTATGGTGTGGTGCATGAGAATACACTGGTCAAGCAGCGTATGATTGTGGCACCACGTGCCAAGGGCACAGTACGTTACATTGCCCCCGCAGGCAACTACAATCTGGAGGATGTTGTGCTCGAGACGGAGTTCGATGGCGAGATCACCAAACATACTATGCTGCAGGTGTGGCCAGTGCGACAACCGCGTCCCTGCACCGAGAAGCTGCCGGCCAATCATCCACTCTTCACAGGACAGCGTGTGCTCGACTCGCTGTTCCCTTGTGTCCAGGGTGGTACCACTGCCATTCCCGGTGCCTTTGGCTGCGGAAAGACTGTCATCTCTCAG GCGCTATCCAAGTACTCGAACTCCGATGTCATCATCTATGTCGGTTGCGGCGAGCGTGGTAATGAAATGTCTGAGGTACTCAGGGATTTCCCTGAGCTCACCTGTGAAATTGATGGCGTCACTGAGTCTATCATGAAGCGCACAGCTCTGGTGGCCAACACCTCCAACATGCCTGTCGCTGCTCGCGAGGCTTCCATCTACACTGGCATCACGCTCTCCGAATACTTCCGTGATATGGGTTACAACGTGGCCATGATGGCGGATTCTACCTCGCGTTGGGCCGAAGCTTTGCGTGAAATCTCTGGTCGTCTGGCTGAGATGCCTGCGGATTCGGGTTATCCAGCCTATTTGGGTGCTCGCTTGGCTACCTTCTACGAGCGCGCTGGACGCGTCAAATGCTTGGGTAACCCTGAGCGTGAGGGTTCCGTCTCCATCGTCGGCGCTGTGTCGCCACCTGGTGGTGATTTCTCTGATCCTGTGACCTCCGCCACTCTGGGTATTGTCCAGGTGTTCTGGGGCTTGGACAAGAAGCTGGCTCAGCGCAAACATTTCCCTTCCATCAACTGGCTCATCTCCTATTCCAAATATATGCGCGCTCTCGATGAATACTACGACAAGAACTTCCCTGAATTCGTGCCACTGCGTACAAAGGTCAAGGAGATTctgcaggaggaggaggatctGTCGGAGATTGTGCAGCTGGTCGGCAAGGCATCGCTTGCCGAGACAGATAAGGTTACTCTTGAGGTGGCCAAACTGCTAAAGGATGATTTCCTACAACAGAACTCCTACTCGCCCTACGATCGTGTGTGTCCATTCTACAAAACTGTTGGCATGCTGAGGAATATATTGGCGTTCTATGAGACAGCGCGTCATGCGGTGGAATCTACAGCACAGTCGGACAACAAGATCACATGGAACACCATCAGGGAATCAATGGGCGGCATTATGTATCAGCTTTCCTCAATGAAGTTCAAG gaCCCCGTTAAAGATGGTGAGCAAAAGATTAAGGCGGACTACGATCAGCTGTATGAGGATCTGCAGCAGGCCTTCCGAAATCTGGAGGATTAA